A window of Candidatus Obscuribacter sp. genomic DNA:
TCACTTTTGCCCAGGCTTTGCTTGCTACAAACATAAGCGACTCACCAGACTTGTATTTTTTTTGCATTGCTGATGGGTCTGCCAGAACTTTGCGATAGTATTTAAGTCCCTGCGCCACTACGTATAAACGCAAGTATAGCCAGCTGTCGTCAGTGTGCTCATCGCGCGTGCCTTCGCAGTGTTTTCTGGTATCAATTGCGTATATAAACTCGCTCAGGTGATTGTGGAAGCTTTTGATTTTGTCCACTGGTTGCAGCTCAAGATATCCTACTACTGGCTCCATTGCTTGCTTTTGATACTCTCGATCCAGTGCCCTCGTGTCTACCAGATCGATCACATTCCAGAATTCTTCCGCCGACATTGCTTTTATATAGCTCGTATCCGGCTCTGGGTCGTCATTGTCTACAGTGGGGTTTGGCTGGCGACTTAGTTTGTAGACATCCTCGTTTGTCTCAGGCAGGCAGTTTTGCTTGCTCGATACCCACTCCAAAAATGCTGGCAGGTCAAAGTCGTCTGACGGTGTTATCTGCTTCTTTAGCTCGCCGAGTGCGACTATTAGCTCAGCGTAAAATGCTTTTAGCAAAATAGCACTTTTGTTTTCAATCAAGCTGTTAGCGTCTCTCTCTCTGCGGCTGAGCGACGTAGATCAATGCCTTTGCATACCTTGCTTTTGTATTTCATCGTCAAGTTGCGATTTACTCGCGAAAAGGTAAACGATGGCAAGTCCTTTAGGCTCTGTCTGTATGCAGCAAACGATCCTTCGCCGCCTGGTGTGAGGTTGTGAGTGTCATCAAAGTGTGGACGTATCTCAAAATAATTGATTGCCGAGCCAAAGCTCGGTATATCAGCGTTTATGATTTTAGCCGCAAGACCAAAGCACCCTCCATTTCCGCTGTTATGGCTGACAGTACGAATGCTTATTTCCATGTGGATGCCTCTGGGCTGATTTTTCTTTGCTAAGGGGTTCAAATTATAGATGAGTTTGCGTATCTTGATTAAACCCCCTAATTTTTCTGTAGCACGCGTGATCCTCTCCACGCGGCGCTACTCATGAGTACTCATCTTTGATTATATCTAGGTCGTTAAACGAAGCTACAATCCTGGCCGGAGCTTGCTTCCTGCTTGGGTTGTGTTTTGGGGCTCCCGCTGAGGCGCAGTCTAACGACGTTGCTGTCGGTGCTGGAGCCGGAGCTTCCTCCGTTCAATCATCGTATGAGCCGGACATGTCAGCTGAGTTGCCTGCTGGTGTATCGGGCGGGCTTGATTCACCTGCCTCTGCTGCTAAGGCAGCCACAGTATCCCGCGGCACGCTTATGAAAGTGGCCGAGCTACATCGTCGACTGGGGGAACTATTTGAAATCCTGGGGCAATACGATAGTGCGCAAACGCAACTTAAGGAAGTTATTGCCATTGATGAGCGCTTATATGGTGCGGACCATCCAGCTATCATCGTCGATTTGACCGGACTTGGCGCTTTGCAGTATCGCAGTGGTAGATATAATGATGCTGCGCAGACTTTGTCTCGCGCATTGATCATGGCTGAGCGCGCGCTTGGTCAAGAGCACCAGGCTGTGGCGGCAATCTTGGCGACTTTGGCCACACATACAACGAGTTGGGTACGGTTAACTGATGCAGAGCCTCTGCTCAAGCGATCTCTGGCAATCAGGCTAAATGCTCCTTTGGCTCACGATATAGAAATTGCACAGGCTCTCAATAATTTGGCTGATTTGTATTTAGCTAAGGGGCGACTTAAAGGAGCTGAGCGCCTTTTGCTTGATGCCTTGGTACGACTACACAAAGGCGACCTACAAACGGAGAGATTGCCGACCGGGCAATCTTTAGTGGCTCAATTGCGACATGATAGATCTTCCTTGCGTGCACACACTGACGCTGAAGTAACTGTGCTCGGTGCTGTGCTAAATAATCTGGGTTGCCTCTATCATCTGAGGCATAAGGACACGCTGGCGCGTGATTTGTATCAATTAGCTATTGAGGTGAAGAGCACTGCTAGTGGTGGCGATTTGCTAGGCTTGTCGACCACCTACAGTAATTTGTCTGGGTCATTGCTGTTATCTGGTGATGTGGAGCAAGCATTGTCTCTGAGCCTGGATGCATGCGAGATTGATAGTAGGACTCTGCCTGCCTACCACCCTCATGTTGCGATTGATCAAATTGGTCTTGCTGATGTTTATTTAGCATCCGGTCAACTTGCAAAGGCTCAGAGTATTTATTCAGGAGCGTTGGCGACTTTGGCTCAAACCTTGCCTGAGACTCATGCTATTGTGATTAAGTGCAGGGCTCGTTGTGCATCTGTAAGCCGTAAGTTGCAGTCCGTTATGATGCGGCAAAAGCTTGCTGCTCAAAAGGCTTCAAAGGCGTGGTCTCAACCACCCTTTAGATAGGCTGCAAGGCAAGTGGCGCGAAGCGATGGTTAAGTAGTTAGCTTGATGCTGTTGTGACTTTTATCTTGCATAGCTGGCCAAAGTGCAAGCTCTCACCTACCTATTCACCTCTTCGGTGCAAGCCCCATTTTGCGTAACATTTAGGATAAGTCTTGCGAAAGTAGTTGAAATCATTTTCTTCCCAACGATAGCCTGTTGTAGGCAGGACTGGTTCTCTTGGAGCTATTTCGCCGAGTGACATCTCATCTTCATGTCTCTGTTGATATATGCTGTCTGCTGCAAAGACAAATGTATAGCCACTCTTTAAAAGCTCTGCAAATGGCACATCCGCGAGTAAGTCTGGGTT
This region includes:
- a CDS encoding tetratricopeptide repeat protein, whose translation is MSAELPAGVSGGLDSPASAAKAATVSRGTLMKVAELHRRLGELFEILGQYDSAQTQLKEVIAIDERLYGADHPAIIVDLTGLGALQYRSGRYNDAAQTLSRALIMAERALGQEHQAVAAILATLATHTTSWVRLTDAEPLLKRSLAIRLNAPLAHDIEIAQALNNLADLYLAKGRLKGAERLLLDALVRLHKGDLQTERLPTGQSLVAQLRHDRSSLRAHTDAEVTVLGAVLNNLGCLYHLRHKDTLARDLYQLAIEVKSTASGGDLLGLSTTYSNLSGSLLLSGDVEQALSLSLDACEIDSRTLPAYHPHVAIDQIGLADVYLASGQLAKAQSIYSGALATLAQTLPETHAIVIKCRARCASVSRKLQSVMMRQKLAAQKASKAWSQPPFR
- a CDS encoding DUF4240 domain-containing protein — encoded protein: MIENKSAILLKAFYAELIVALGELKKQITPSDDFDLPAFLEWVSSKQNCLPETNEDVYKLSRQPNPTVDNDDPEPDTSYIKAMSAEEFWNVIDLVDTRALDREYQKQAMEPVVGYLELQPVDKIKSFHNHLSEFIYAIDTRKHCEGTRDEHTDDSWLYLRLYVVAQGLKYYRKVLADPSAMQKKYKSGESLMFVASKAWAKVTKDEASNLIHSLLKGLGHL